A region of Paenibacillus sp. JNUCC-31 DNA encodes the following proteins:
- a CDS encoding CidA/LrgA family protein produces MKKWGLGILQVALLMAFSLLMDLLARVLHLPVPGSILGMAVLFILLQTRVVKLRWIEIGAAWLLGELLLFFIPSAVGIMNYMPMLEHDGLQILFIVLLSTFLVMACTGLVATRIAKRKERHTG; encoded by the coding sequence GTGAAGAAATGGGGCCTTGGCATTTTGCAAGTCGCGCTTCTGATGGCCTTTTCACTGCTCATGGACCTGCTGGCCCGTGTCCTCCATCTGCCTGTACCGGGTTCAATACTCGGTATGGCCGTGCTCTTCATCCTGCTTCAAACTCGCGTCGTGAAGCTGCGCTGGATCGAAATTGGCGCTGCCTGGCTGCTCGGTGAGCTATTGCTTTTTTTCATCCCGTCAGCCGTCGGCATTATGAACTACATGCCGATGCTCGAGCATGACGGACTGCAAATTTTATTTATTGTTCTGCTCAGCACATTTCTGGTCATGGCCTGCACAGGCCTGGTTGCCACCCGGATTGCCAAACGAAAGGAGCGTCACACCGGATGA
- a CDS encoding CidB/LrgB family autolysis modulator produces the protein MIGFLCLLLTVGIYWVAKRMYRNLPKVYLSPLLITPLLVVGVLLATGTDYAAYSNGGKWLSLLLQPATVAFAVPLYTFFHVLKKHISEIVFSVMTGSVVAVLSSALLAKWLRLDSGLIHSLIPRSITTPIAMNVSATIGGIPAVTAVFVIMTGLLGAIMGPSIVKMLRIDGEIARGTLLGTGAHGTGTSKAFELSSLTGTISSISMVLAALFTLAVAPVLSKLIFP, from the coding sequence ATGATTGGATTCCTCTGCCTGTTGTTAACCGTCGGTATATACTGGGTCGCCAAACGCATGTATCGCAATCTGCCCAAGGTTTATCTGTCTCCGCTGCTGATTACGCCACTTCTTGTCGTCGGTGTGCTGCTCGCAACAGGTACGGATTATGCTGCCTACAGTAACGGTGGCAAATGGTTAAGTCTGCTGCTTCAACCTGCAACGGTGGCCTTTGCCGTACCGCTTTATACGTTTTTCCATGTACTCAAAAAGCATATCTCCGAGATCGTCTTCAGTGTCATGACAGGCTCCGTGGTGGCAGTCCTCTCTTCTGCCCTGCTCGCCAAATGGCTGCGTCTGGATTCAGGACTCATTCATAGTCTGATTCCGAGATCCATTACGACTCCAATTGCCATGAACGTATCGGCTACCATTGGAGGCATTCCGGCTGTTACGGCAGTCTTTGTCATTATGACCGGTCTGCTCGGGGCGATTATGGGTCCATCCATTGTGAAAATGCTGCGCATCGATGGCGAGATTGCACGTGGAACGCTGCTTGGAACCGGTGCCCACGGAACAGGAACATCCAAGGCATTCGAGCTCAGTTCACTGACAGGCACCATCTCCAGCATCTCCATGGTACTGGCCGCATTGTTCACATTGGCGGTTGCACCCGTGCTA